One genomic region from Terriglobia bacterium encodes:
- a CDS encoding ricin-type beta-trefoil lectin domain protein, producing the protein MSLQARSLHVSRFQLTLRNVTGGAADRSSVGWRRKGLVSPMLASMFLAAACWAAVPIFGAQAGHKEVLAATPPMGWNDWAHYQCGFTADTILDNARALVSTGLSALGYNTVTIDDCWMLKDRNASGNLQPDPQRFPNGMKSVADAVHKLGLKFGIYEDSGAMTCGGFAGSGQPQGGGQDHFLQDARLFASWGVDYLKLDHCNIYIPPGETDEQAFRMLYAAEHQALETVGRPIVFSESTASYFLGTPDRYTVLMWSGDYGQLHRVGTDISSYHAHPIPASFRRRFPPTTRFQSVLWNYAYTLPVGRFQRPGDWNDADFIIAGDTGMSLPESRSQFALWSMMSAPLVLGSNLTELSPQAIAVLGNKAVIAIDQDPRGQVATLVRRTPETDVLFKRLANGDDAVAVLDRSEAPVKVDLHPAELGFAANSGCTLDAKELWNGNEQSSVSTLEAEVAPHDTNIWRIHASSQCGAASRTGTITLVDNVKNRPHSIEGYARCLAAPGSVGECTGAASESWTFTRQGALRSGDQCLAVVDGKPVLEACRPASAQHWRYTLKGDLVNDGDLQCLSAAGPESKPQFLQMQVCGDNLATQIWSLPN; encoded by the coding sequence ATGTCTTTGCAAGCGCGAAGTCTTCATGTAAGCCGTTTTCAATTGACCCTCCGCAACGTCACTGGAGGAGCCGCGGACCGGTCGTCTGTCGGCTGGCGGCGTAAAGGCCTGGTCTCGCCGATGCTGGCTTCAATGTTTCTGGCCGCGGCCTGCTGGGCGGCGGTTCCCATTTTTGGAGCGCAGGCCGGTCATAAAGAAGTTCTGGCCGCCACGCCGCCGATGGGCTGGAATGACTGGGCGCATTACCAGTGCGGATTCACGGCCGATACGATTCTCGATAATGCGCGGGCGCTGGTCTCGACCGGGCTTTCCGCTCTCGGCTACAACACGGTGACCATCGACGACTGCTGGATGCTGAAAGACCGCAATGCGAGCGGCAACCTGCAGCCGGACCCGCAGCGCTTCCCGAACGGAATGAAATCGGTGGCCGATGCCGTCCACAAGCTGGGCCTGAAATTCGGTATCTATGAGGATTCCGGCGCTATGACCTGCGGCGGGTTTGCTGGCAGCGGACAGCCACAGGGCGGCGGACAAGACCACTTCCTTCAGGACGCCCGTCTGTTCGCTTCCTGGGGCGTCGATTATCTCAAGCTCGACCACTGCAACATCTACATTCCGCCCGGCGAGACGGATGAACAGGCTTTCCGCATGCTCTATGCGGCCGAGCATCAGGCGCTCGAAACAGTGGGCCGCCCCATCGTCTTTTCAGAATCGACGGCATCGTACTTCCTGGGCACGCCGGACCGGTACACCGTCCTGATGTGGAGCGGGGATTACGGCCAGTTGCATCGCGTCGGTACCGACATCTCGAGCTACCATGCGCATCCCATTCCTGCCAGTTTCCGCCGGCGATTTCCACCCACCACGCGGTTCCAGAGCGTGCTGTGGAATTATGCCTATACGCTTCCGGTGGGACGGTTCCAGAGGCCGGGCGACTGGAACGACGCCGACTTCATCATCGCCGGCGACACCGGCATGAGCCTGCCCGAAAGCCGCAGCCAGTTTGCGCTGTGGTCCATGATGTCCGCTCCACTGGTTCTCGGCTCGAACCTCACCGAACTCAGTCCGCAGGCCATTGCCGTCCTGGGCAACAAGGCGGTGATAGCCATTGACCAGGACCCGCGCGGCCAGGTGGCCACGCTGGTGCGGCGAACACCGGAGACAGACGTTCTGTTCAAGCGCCTGGCGAATGGCGATGATGCAGTGGCAGTGCTGGACCGCAGCGAAGCGCCCGTCAAGGTGGATCTGCATCCGGCCGAGCTCGGTTTTGCGGCAAACTCAGGATGCACGCTGGATGCAAAAGAGCTGTGGAACGGCAATGAACAATCGTCGGTCTCCACGCTCGAGGCGGAAGTGGCGCCTCACGACACGAACATCTGGCGAATCCATGCTTCTTCCCAGTGCGGCGCGGCCTCGCGCACCGGTACGATAACTCTGGTAGACAACGTAAAAAACCGGCCACACAGCATCGAGGGATATGCCCGATGTCTGGCTGCGCCGGGAAGCGTGGGAGAGTGTACCGGCGCGGCCAGCGAGAGCTGGACCTTCACCCGGCAGGGCGCGCTGCGCTCTGGCGACCAGTGCCTGGCGGTTGTGGATGGCAAGCCGGTGCTTGAAGCCTGCCGGCCGGCGAGCGCGCAGCACTGGCGCTATACGCTGAAAGGGGACCTGGTCAACGACGGCGATCTCCAGTGCCTGTCGGCTGCCGGGCCGGAGAGTAAGCCCCAGTTTCTGCAGATGCAGGTTTGCGGCGACAATCTCGCCACCCAGATCTGGTCGTTGCCCAACTGA